AACTCCAGCAAGAGTTAGGCATTACGATGATTTATGTGACACACGATCAAGTAGAAGCGATGACAATGGGTGATCGAATAATGGTATTGAAAGAAGGGGAAGTACAACAGATTGGACGCCCTATGGATATATACAATCATCCTGCTAATACATTTGTGGCAGAGTTTATTGGGGCGCCGCCAATGAATATGGCAGTGGGAGATTTAACGCAGGGAGGTAGATTAATCGTAAAAGATAGCTTCAGTGCAAAAGTCATTGGTACAGAACAAGTACCGCAATTAGGAAGGCAAGTGCACGTAGGTATCAGGCCCGAAAATCTCGTAATTGAACAACCAGAAGATGAGACCGATTATATCAGTCTGTTAGGGCAGATACGTCAAGCAGAACTTTTGGGAAATGAAACTATTTTGACATTTAATTGTAGTGATACCGTGTGGAAAGCTAAAATACCTGGTCAATGGCCGGTGAAAAAAGGGGAGAGCGTTCGTTTTTATGTTCATAAAGAGAATATACAACTATTTCATCTGGCGTCATCAAAGCTGTTAACAGTAAAGGCTGTGAATGATCTGGCTTTAGCATCGACGCTCTATTCATAGGGGGGAAAAGAAGTGAATGAGACAACGAGTTATGATGCCACTGCTTCTAAGCAAACACTCACAGTGGCGGATGCGATAAAAAAGCACGGTGTGAAGACGTCAATATCACGATGGGAACGTTCGAAAAATTACCGGATCGCTATTATATATCTGCTTCCATCTTTTTTACTGTTTGGTTTATTTATGTTTTATCCGATGATTAATTCACTTTTTCTCAGCTTTTTTTTCACGGATGCCCAAGGTGAAGCGACGACTTTTGTAGGTTTTGAAAATTATACATATTTATTTCAATCTGATTCGTTCAGACAAAGTGTGAAGGCAACGTTACTATTCGTACTATATACAGTGCCAACAAGTGTGATTGTCTCTTTGTTTCTGGCTCTTATTGCAAATGAAAAGTTGCGGGGAATCGGCTTTTTTAGAACTGTTTTTGCGTCTACATTAGGTATGAGTGTAGCTGCTTCAGCTATTATTTGGCTGTTCATGTTTCATCCTACCGCTGGGATATTAAATGCTTTTTTAACAGCCATTAATTTACCAGCAGTTTCTTGGCTGCAAGATTCAACAATGGCGCTTATTTCTGTTGCTTTAACAACGGTTTGGATGAATTCAGGCTTTGCTTTTCTTATCTTGTTAGGTGGCTTGCAGAACATTGACGACCATTTATATGAAAGTGCACGGATTGATGGTGCTAGCTATTTTTATCAATTACGCAAAATTACAGTGCCAATGCTGTCACCTACTCTTTTCTTTATTATGACGATTACCTTTATAAATTCCTTCCAGTCTTTTGGTCAAGTAGATATTTTAACAGGTGGCGGGCCAGCGGAAGCGACAAACCTTATTATTTACTCCATTTATCGTGAAGCGTTTGTATATTATCAATTTGGGCCAGCTAGTGCACAAGTCATAGTCTTATTTATAGCTGTTCTTGTGTTAACGCTTTTACAATTTAAATTTGGGGAAAGGAAGGTGCATTACCAGTGAGAAAAGGTCTATTGTATCTCCTTCTATGTGTTTCTGGCATCACTGTATTTTTCCCAATCCTGTATGCTTTTTCGGTTAGTTTTATGACGAGTGAGGATATTCTTCGCCGCTCTTTGGTCCCTACAAATCCGACACTGCAAAATTATGTTGATGTGTTTGCATCAGTGCCTATTGGACACTATTTATTAAATAGCTTTATAGTAGCAACGATAACGACATTCGGTATGCTGTGTGTCAGTGCTTTAGCTGCCTTTGTTTTTGCCTTTGTCCCATTTAAAGGACGGGGAGGCGTATTTATATTGGTTATTTCGACTCTTCTCATCCCTTGGGAAGCGACGATGATACCGAATTTTTTAACGATACAATCGTTGGGGTGGATGAATCATTACCTCGCACTAACAGTCCCTTTCTTTGCCCTTGCCTTCGGAATATTTTTATTAAGGCAGCATTTTAAGACAGTCCCTCAAGAACTTTACGAAGCGGCTCAAGTGGAAGGGTTATCCACGTTCCAAATTCTTTATAAGGTGGTGATCCCATACGCGAAGACAAGTTTTGTAACTTTAGGCATATTTGGTTTTTTAACGACTTGGAACATGTATTTATGGCCGTTACTCGTGACGACAAATGATTCTGTCCGGACTGTTCAAATTGGACTGAGACGACTGCAAGCAGATGAAGTGGCAACTAATTGGGGAATGGTGATGGCAGGTGTTGTGTTAGTCATTTTGCCTACATTAATTTTACTAATGGTTGGCCAAAAGCAGTTACAAAAAGGGTTAACAAAAGGGGCAATCAAATAATGATAATGGGGGTTAAAGGTATGAAAAAGATGGTTAAATGGCTTTTTACTTTGACGTTCGTATTAATAGGAATGACAGGTTGTCAGACGAATGATAGTGAGGAAGAGGCGGTTGCCGACGAACCTGCTTCAGAGCAGGAAGACAACAATGATAATAATAACATGGGAGCTTCCGAACAAGACAGCGTCATTGAGATCGAATTTTGGCACGCGATGGGGGGAGGACTCGGTGACACGTTAGAGGCATTAATAGATGATTATAATGCGTCACAATCAACTTATCGCATTATCCCTGAATATCAAGGCACTTATGAGGAACTTTTAACACAGTTCAGAACGGTAGGAGGAACGGAGACAGCGCCAGGCCTCATTCAAATGTTTGAAGTTGGCACGAAATATATGATTGAAAGTGATTATATTATTCCTGTTCAAGAATGGATTGATCGAGATAATTACGATATTACTCAGTTAGAAGAAAATATTTTAAGCTATTATATGGTCGATGATGAGCTTTACTCAATGCCGTTTAATTCATCTACGCCAGCTCTTTTTTACAATAAAGAGATGTTTGAAGACGTGGGATTAGACCCTGAAAACCCGCCGAGTACATTTAGTGAAGTGGCTGAAGCGGCAGAATTATTAACAAATGATGATACGTATGGCTTTTCTATGCTTGGACACGGTTGGTTTTTTGAACAGCTTATTTCAACACAAGGGGCTGATTATGTGGATCAAGATAATGGTCGAGAGGCAGATGCGAACGAAGCGCTCTTCGGGGGAGAAGAAGGGCTACGAGCATACGAATGGCTAGCGGACATGAATGACTCAGGCACGTTTAATTATTATGGCCGTGATTGGGATAATTTACGAGCCGCATTCCAAACGGAAAACGTTGCTATGTACATGGACTCTTCCGCAGGGACGAAAGAAATGGTGGATAACGCGAGCTTTGACGTGGGGATAGCGTATATTCCGCACGCTGATGAAGTCGAGCGACACGGAGTCGTCATCGGTGGTGCTTCTGTATGGATGGGGAGTGGCATTAGCGACGAACAGCAAGAGGCGGCGTGGGACTTTATGACATGGTTCAATGAGCCGGAAGTGCAAGCTGAATGGCATGTGAATACAGGCTATTTCTCAACAAATCCTGCTGCCTATGAAGAAGCGATCGTCCATGAAGAACATGAAAACTACCCACAGTTAACGGTCTCTATCGATCAATTGCAAGATACGATTCCTTCATCAGCTACTCAGGGAGCCCTTATAACTGTCTTTCCCGAATCCCGTGAGCAGGTGGTGACCTCACTCGAAGCCTTATATCAAGGCACAAATCCAGAAGAGGCTTTACAACAAGCGGTAGAGGGAACTAATCGGGCGATTGATGTGGCAAAGCGTGCCTCTGAATAACGCCCCTTTTATTGTAAAAACACTTATCGCACCTATGTTTAGTAGGTGGAGATAAGTGTTTTTTTGTCGTACGCATTTCAAAGAGCTTATGATGAAAAGAGCCAGTTCATCACACTATATAAACTAGCTGTGGAAAAGTTTATCACAGATAAGCGTCCGTAAACCTCTCGGGTCAAAATAAAGGGGAGCTGACAGCCGCTAATGCCCTGATTGAAGGTTCGTTTTGGACCCCTTTGAATAAGGATAAATCTCCATTATTGTGGGTTTCTATGAGGAATGTACGCCATGTTATAGCTAAGCTTTTTATTTTTCTATATAATGTGATGAGACTATATTCAATGAAAAGGTGACAAAATTGAAGCTTAAAAATTGGCAATTAGCATTAGTTTTACTCGTAATCGGGTTTTTGGGAGGAGCACTTTACTGGGTATGGGCACTAACGTGGTAGAATGGCATATCCTCCCAAGTTATATATTTCTCAAAATGATGTGTAACAGAGAGAGTAAAATGTCGACCAATATATTAGTCAGGGAGGGAACGATGTGAGAGAGGAGTTTGAGCGGTTATATCAAACCTATCACCAACAACTTTTCCAATACCTCTTTTACCTTGTGCGAAACCGAGAAACAGCAGAAGAACTCGTGCAAGAAGTTTATATAAAAGTTTTAAATTCTTACGAAACGTTTGAAGGTAAAAGCAGTGAGAAGACATGGCTCTACTCCATTGCAAAGCATGTGGCTATCGACTGGATAAGAAAACAGTCTCGCAAAAAGCGTAAATCTGAAGGGAAAGAGTACGAATGGAGTGAACGGGAGTTTGAAATAGAAGACAACCACCCTTTACCTGAAGAAATCGTTGTTCAAAAGGAAGAAGTGCAGCACATCTATAAAATGCTTGAAAAGTGTAGTCAAGATCAACAACAAGTTGTTTTACTCCGTTATATTCAATCCCTTTCTATAGCTGAATCTGCTGACATATTAGGTTGGACTGAAAGTAAAGTTAAAACGACTCAGCACCGTGCAATTAAAGCTTTGAAAAAACATTTGGAAGAGGCTGATGCTGCGATGGGTGAAAAGGAGGTAAGTAAATGAACAACAAAAAGTGGTCGGAAGAAGATGTAGAAAAAACATTAACGAAGCTTCCTCCTGTCAAAGATAGGCAAACGAAGGATGACCTTTTCCGAGCGATAGAGAGCAAGGCAGAAACAGAACTCCCTACACGCTTTTCACCGCGAAAAAAGAAGCCCTGGGTCTTTCCGACAATGGCTTCGGTTGCAGCGGTACTTTTAGCTATTCTTATTATCCCTCCCTTTTTTACCAGTGACAATCAACTGACTACTGATAACCTGAGTCAAGAAGAGGAAAAGATGAATGCAACGACTTTTGAGAACAATGATGTTAATGCTGTTAATGATACTGAGGACGAAGCCCACGAGGGGGCTGTTCATAATGATGCGGAAGATAAGGTGATTGAAGCACCTGAAGTTCCGCCTGCGTCTGTAGAAAATGACGATAACACAGCATTGGCTGAATATGATGAGCCAGCACAAAACATGACTGAACCGGCAAGGATTGCTACTGTTGCTTATATTGCAAAAAGCTACTCTGTTGGAGAGGGAAGTAGTGCTAACCATTATATTACGGTGGAAGAATATGAGCTAGATGAGTCAGTTAATAGAGAGAAGGCACTGCTTACTTCAGTTAAAGAGAGCGATACAACATCAGGTCACTATTTAAACAGTCTAGAGGATGTGACGTCTACTGGTGATACAGTTCAGCTGCACTTTACTGATACAACAGCCCTCCAAGCATTAAGCTCTCAAGAATACACCTTTGTCGAAGAAATGTTTCACGAAATTGTCCCGTTATACGGTTACAAGGAAGTAGAATTCCTTGTTGATGAAGAGCCTGGCGTCATTTTAGGCCCACAAGGAATGGCAGAATCTTTGAACGTGATGACATATAATAGAGGTTATTATCTCATCGACGAAAATAACGAGGTTGTTTTAATAAGTGCTAGAATGGCTGGAGAAGAAATGAAAGAAGATGGCAATCCCTTAACATTTGAACAAACGGTGGAGAAGATGGCTACTACAGAAGACGAGGAAGATTGGTATGAATCAGCCATTCCTTCACCGGTTGAAGTCACAAGTGTAACAATTCCTGGTGATACAGCAAGAGTTGGTTACCGCATTGCCGAAGATGCAGACATAGAAGAGGAAAGACTTCACCTGTTCTTTGAAGCACTTAAATTAACCGCTAAATCGTTTACCTTGGATTCACTGGAAATTATCAACGTCGATAGTGGAGATACTGTCACGTATAATATGGAAGATAATTAATGGACATAAGGTGCTTTTTTCAGGGTTAATTTTATCACAGATAACGGGCGCTAATGCCTTGATACACTCAACTACCAATCAGTGGGAGAAGAACGGAAACTCCCGCTGATTGAAGCTTAGCTTTATAACTTAAATTTCTTGCGCCGATATTGCAAACTTTGACGTTTAATGCCTAATTTTTTGGCTGCTTGACTAATGTTGCCGTCATACATTGAAAGGACATTCGCGATATACGCTTTTTCCACTTCCTCCATATAAACCTGAAGAGGTTTGACAGCTTGTAACAACGGGGACTGTTTAAATGGCTTGTCTATCATGGCCTCATCAGGAGGAGAAGGGACTTTTTTCCGAACATGAATGGGTAAATGGATGTTGGCGATCGGTTCGTCGTAATCAATTAAATTCATGGCACCTTCAATCATATGCTCTAATTCCCGGACATTACCTGGCCAATCATATTGATGAAAAAAACGGCTTACCTCGTCTGTAAGACCAGGCACAGTTAGTTGAAAACGATGGTTGTACGTTTGTATAAAATGTTTGACTAATAAAGAGATGTCTTCTTTTCGTTTCCTCAGAGGGGGGACGGTAAGTGAGACGACGCTAAGACGGTAATATAAATCCTCACGTAGGCGGTTCTTTTCGAGAGAGAGAATAGGATCTTCATTGACTGTTGCAATAATTCGGACATCTACTACTCGGTTTCTAGTATCACCAATTCGCCGAATGGATTTTTCTTGGATCGCTCGTAGTAACTTTGCTTGCAGTGAGGCATTTAACGAGTTAATTTCGTCAAGCATCAATGTCCCGCCGTCTGCTTGTTCAAATAAGCCAGGATGGTCAGTAGCCCCAGTGAAAGCCCCCTTAACAGAGCCAAATAAGATACCTTCAATTAAAGAATCAGGGAGAGCCGCGCAATTTTGACTAATAAAAGGCCTTGATGATCTATGACCACCATTATGAATGCTTTGGGCAAATAATTCTTTACCCGTCCCAGTTTCCCCTGAGATGAGTACAGATGACGACGTTCTTGTTGCTCGTTGTGCGTTATGAATAACCTCTTTAATGGCAGATGACTCCCCAATAATTTGCTCGAACGTAAACCTAGCATCATGTTTCTCTTTGGAGGTTTCACGTGTGAGACGTTCAAGTTTCGTGATGTCTTTAGCCATTTCCACTGCCCCGATTGTCATGTTGTTATGAATAAGGGGAAAAGTATCATTGACCGTTGTAATTTCCTGTCCTTTAAAATTAAAATAGGTTTGTTTAGCATTACGATGAACGCTTCCTTTACTTAATGCTGTAAGTAGTCTGCTTTCTTCCTCAGATTTGAATAAGAAAATATCCATAATCGTCTTATTTAAAACTTCCTCTTTATTCATGTCTTCAATTTCTGACATTTTTTTATTGTAAATGATGGACTTTCCTTCATGGTTGATCACGTGTATACCGATATCAATAGCATCGAGAAGTTGCTTGTAAACACCTGGTAATTGAGGTATCTCCTTAAACATTATGCACTCCCTCCTCTTTAGTGATTAATTCTACAAAGACAAATAAACCTCCTGCAAAATAAATTTGCATTTATCGGCAATGTATTTTTGCATGCCATATATTTTTGCGGTCTGATCTCCAACCATAAGGTGCTGTGACTGGACTGAAAAGTTGGCACAATTTTTGCAACATTATAACAGTGAAGGATTTTAACTATAGATTTAAAGGAGTGGATTTGATCATGGTAGTACCTTACAGACACGAGCCATTTACAGATTTTACAGTTGAGGAGAATGACAAGGCATATCAGGAAGCTCTTGACTATGTAAAAGGTCAATTGGGCCAAGAATACCCCCTAATTATTAATGGTGAGAAAGTGTTTACTGAGGATAAAACAGTTTCTGAAAATCCATCTAACAAAGAAGAAGTTGTGGGACGCGTTTCTAAGTGTAATCGGGAATTGGCTGAAAAGGCGATGCAGGCTGCTGATGAGGCCTTTAAATCTTGGAAGAAGTGGGACCCGGCAGCACGGGCGAATATATTATTTAAAGCCTCTGCCATCATTCGCCGCAGGAAGCATGAGTTTTCAGCATGGTTGTCGTATGAGGCTGGAAAACCATGGAAAGAAGCGGATGCAGACACGGCTGAAGCGATTGATTTTCTGGAGTATTACGCTAGACAGATGCTCCGTTTAAAAGATGGGATTGAGATAAATTCTAGAGAGGGTGAACATAATCAGTTCACTTACATGCCATTAGGTGTTGGAGTAACGATTTCGCCGTGGAATTTTGCTTTTGCGATTATGGCTGGGACGACTGTCGGGCCTATGGTAGCAGGTAATACTATTTTATTGAAGCCTGCGAGCACGACACCGGTTATTGCCTATAAATTTATGGAGGTGCTACTCGAAGCAGGTCTTCCAAAGGGCGTTGTTAACTATATTCCAGGGAGCAGTGCTGAGATGGGAGACTATCTCGTCGATCATCCACGCACCCGATTTATTAACTTTACAGGTTCCAAAAAAGTAGGCCTTCATATCGCTGAAAGAGCGGCAAAAGTGCAAGACGGACAGATTTGGATGAAGCGTGTCATTGCTGAAATGGGTGGAAAAGATACGATAATTGTAGATGACGATGCCGATTTAGATCTAGCAGCAGAATCAATCGTATATTCAGCATTTGGCTTCTCAGGCCAAAAATGCTCAGCGTGCTCTCGGGCAATTATACATGAAAAAGTTTATGAGACAGTTCTAGAGAAAGTCGTTAATCATACGAAAGAATTAACGGTAGGACCGGTTTATAAAGATAATGCCAACTTTATGGGACCTGTTAATGATCAAGCGGCGTTTGAGAAAGTGTTGAGTTATATTGAGATTGGTAAACAGGAAGGGAAACTTTTGGTCGGCGGTGAGGGGGATAATGGTACAGGTTATTTTATTAAGCCCACAGTTTTTGCTGATGTAGCGCCGGACGCCCGTATAATGCAAGAAGAGATTTTTGGCCCGGTAGTGGCTTTTGCGAAAGCCAAGGATTTTGATGAATTGATAGAGTTTGCCAATAATACTGAGTATGGGTTGACAGGTGCGGTTATTTCCAACAATCGTGACCATCTCGAGCAGGCTCGTGAAGACTTCCACGTCGGAAACCTTTATTTTAATCGTGGGTGTACAGCTGCTATTGTCGGCTATCATCCGTTCGGAGGTTTCAATATGTCGGGAACCGATTCAAAGGCAGGCGGACCAGACTATCTACTTCATTTCTTACAGCCGAAAACGGTCTCAGATATGTTT
The Salipaludibacillus sp. LMS25 DNA segment above includes these coding regions:
- a CDS encoding ABC transporter ATP-binding protein, which encodes MAGAYVQLKNVSKSYDGVTFAVKNASVTIKEGEFFVLVGPSGCGKSTLLRMMAGLEKITAGSLEIGGKLANDMPPNKRQLSMVFQNYALYPHLTVEENILFGLKVRKVSKSERKRRCLEAVEMLGMTNYLTRKPRELSGGQRQRVALARAVVSHMPICLMDEPLSNLDAKLRGQMRAEIRQLQQELGITMIYVTHDQVEAMTMGDRIMVLKEGEVQQIGRPMDIYNHPANTFVAEFIGAPPMNMAVGDLTQGGRLIVKDSFSAKVIGTEQVPQLGRQVHVGIRPENLVIEQPEDETDYISLLGQIRQAELLGNETILTFNCSDTVWKAKIPGQWPVKKGESVRFYVHKENIQLFHLASSKLLTVKAVNDLALASTLYS
- a CDS encoding sigma-54-dependent Fis family transcriptional regulator; the encoded protein is MFKEIPQLPGVYKQLLDAIDIGIHVINHEGKSIIYNKKMSEIEDMNKEEVLNKTIMDIFLFKSEEESRLLTALSKGSVHRNAKQTYFNFKGQEITTVNDTFPLIHNNMTIGAVEMAKDITKLERLTRETSKEKHDARFTFEQIIGESSAIKEVIHNAQRATRTSSSVLISGETGTGKELFAQSIHNGGHRSSRPFISQNCAALPDSLIEGILFGSVKGAFTGATDHPGLFEQADGGTLMLDEINSLNASLQAKLLRAIQEKSIRRIGDTRNRVVDVRIIATVNEDPILSLEKNRLREDLYYRLSVVSLTVPPLRKRKEDISLLVKHFIQTYNHRFQLTVPGLTDEVSRFFHQYDWPGNVRELEHMIEGAMNLIDYDEPIANIHLPIHVRKKVPSPPDEAMIDKPFKQSPLLQAVKPLQVYMEEVEKAYIANVLSMYDGNISQAAKKLGIKRQSLQYRRKKFKL
- a CDS encoding carbohydrate ABC transporter permease → MRKGLLYLLLCVSGITVFFPILYAFSVSFMTSEDILRRSLVPTNPTLQNYVDVFASVPIGHYLLNSFIVATITTFGMLCVSALAAFVFAFVPFKGRGGVFILVISTLLIPWEATMIPNFLTIQSLGWMNHYLALTVPFFALAFGIFLLRQHFKTVPQELYEAAQVEGLSTFQILYKVVIPYAKTSFVTLGIFGFLTTWNMYLWPLLVTTNDSVRTVQIGLRRLQADEVATNWGMVMAGVVLVILPTLILLMVGQKQLQKGLTKGAIK
- a CDS encoding carbohydrate ABC transporter permease gives rise to the protein MADAIKKHGVKTSISRWERSKNYRIAIIYLLPSFLLFGLFMFYPMINSLFLSFFFTDAQGEATTFVGFENYTYLFQSDSFRQSVKATLLFVLYTVPTSVIVSLFLALIANEKLRGIGFFRTVFASTLGMSVAASAIIWLFMFHPTAGILNAFLTAINLPAVSWLQDSTMALISVALTTVWMNSGFAFLILLGGLQNIDDHLYESARIDGASYFYQLRKITVPMLSPTLFFIMTITFINSFQSFGQVDILTGGGPAEATNLIIYSIYREAFVYYQFGPASAQVIVLFIAVLVLTLLQFKFGERKVHYQ
- the sigX gene encoding RNA polymerase sigma factor SigX, giving the protein MREEFERLYQTYHQQLFQYLFYLVRNRETAEELVQEVYIKVLNSYETFEGKSSEKTWLYSIAKHVAIDWIRKQSRKKRKSEGKEYEWSEREFEIEDNHPLPEEIVVQKEEVQHIYKMLEKCSQDQQQVVLLRYIQSLSIAESADILGWTESKVKTTQHRAIKALKKHLEEADAAMGEKEVSK
- the pruA gene encoding L-glutamate gamma-semialdehyde dehydrogenase, with product MVVPYRHEPFTDFTVEENDKAYQEALDYVKGQLGQEYPLIINGEKVFTEDKTVSENPSNKEEVVGRVSKCNRELAEKAMQAADEAFKSWKKWDPAARANILFKASAIIRRRKHEFSAWLSYEAGKPWKEADADTAEAIDFLEYYARQMLRLKDGIEINSREGEHNQFTYMPLGVGVTISPWNFAFAIMAGTTVGPMVAGNTILLKPASTTPVIAYKFMEVLLEAGLPKGVVNYIPGSSAEMGDYLVDHPRTRFINFTGSKKVGLHIAERAAKVQDGQIWMKRVIAEMGGKDTIIVDDDADLDLAAESIVYSAFGFSGQKCSACSRAIIHEKVYETVLEKVVNHTKELTVGPVYKDNANFMGPVNDQAAFEKVLSYIEIGKQEGKLLVGGEGDNGTGYFIKPTVFADVAPDARIMQEEIFGPVVAFAKAKDFDELIEFANNTEYGLTGAVISNNRDHLEQAREDFHVGNLYFNRGCTAAIVGYHPFGGFNMSGTDSKAGGPDYLLHFLQPKTVSDMF
- a CDS encoding ABC transporter substrate-binding protein encodes the protein MKKMVKWLFTLTFVLIGMTGCQTNDSEEEAVADEPASEQEDNNDNNNMGASEQDSVIEIEFWHAMGGGLGDTLEALIDDYNASQSTYRIIPEYQGTYEELLTQFRTVGGTETAPGLIQMFEVGTKYMIESDYIIPVQEWIDRDNYDITQLEENILSYYMVDDELYSMPFNSSTPALFYNKEMFEDVGLDPENPPSTFSEVAEAAELLTNDDTYGFSMLGHGWFFEQLISTQGADYVDQDNGREADANEALFGGEEGLRAYEWLADMNDSGTFNYYGRDWDNLRAAFQTENVAMYMDSSAGTKEMVDNASFDVGIAYIPHADEVERHGVVIGGASVWMGSGISDEQQEAAWDFMTWFNEPEVQAEWHVNTGYFSTNPAAYEEAIVHEEHENYPQLTVSIDQLQDTIPSSATQGALITVFPESREQVVTSLEALYQGTNPEEALQQAVEGTNRAIDVAKRASE